From Vigna angularis cultivar LongXiaoDou No.4 chromosome 11, ASM1680809v1, whole genome shotgun sequence:
tgtttgttaTTATTCCTTCAGCTTAATTTCTCCTGAAGCAAATGttctatatatataagtatGTCTCCtacacatatacacatatatgtTTATTAAATGGCATAGTTTTTTAGCAAAGGTCTACGAGCCCTAGAAAGAAGGTATCTCTTCATAATTGAAGTGAGATCACATGTCCTTTCAAACCTAGGTTGTGTTTTTTCTTTGGAGAAATAGTGATACATTAATGGTGTTTGGGAAGAAGATTGAAAATGGAACACCATAGTGTTTAATTTAGATTCCTATAAAGGTTGGTGCAAGTAACACTTAGGAGTCAATTTCTCATAATGAATCCATTAATGTGCTTGATGGTGAGTTAGGGTAAATTGCTCATTGCAAAACCCTTTTTACCCAAATGTTAGTTTTTGAAGTCAAAGCGTGAATTGATGCCacatgtgatgtgagtccatgTTGTGTGCCATAGAGCTGTCCAtcaatacataaataattaatgattagTTGTTGTCCCATTCAACAAGTTTTTCAAACATATCCAAGTTAGGAACGCCAATTATGCTAAAAGGATAAGGCTTTGATTTTCAGATATATTTCTACTTTTATTCTctccaaaattttgataaacttaatttttgtgaatttcaattatatatatggtAATTGTAGGGGAtacatttgtatcaattttGTTGACATGATATATTAATCTtagcattttatatatatatatatatatatatatatatatatatatatatatatatatatatatatatatatatatatatatatatatatatatatatatatatatatatatatatatatatatatatatatatatagttaagtCATACGATTAAgaagtatatttttataatttaaatataatttataatatatttaatataataaaaaatatattgctagatattatattattaagttaAGAATTTACTATTAATACATGATTGtcttaaaatatactttttaaaaatatatgacacTGAACCAAGTAATGGCCTATAacataatttacatttatttataaattatcaatCACCTATGACTTCGTATGGATTAAACATAATcttataaaatgaaatgttGTATGGATTAAAGATGAtcttataatatgaaaatttaaatttacaatcTAGGTTggaaaatgtatatatttaataacGTGCCTAATGGAGATAGTGCCTAACACGTATTTGAGTTGGAGTCAACCACAAATAATGTCTTTGACAAACCAAAAGTAAAGAACGAGCAATGCTtttttttagtgtgttttgatTACCATGGAAGAATTAATCTCATATATatctcatattaaaaaatatattctatcaattaattgaaaataatctcaaattcaatatttaaaataattagaacaaaaactaacaatatCGTCATGCATATTTTTTTCGTCTTGGCGTGAGTTTTTTTGAATTAGTTGAATTAGTGAATCAGAAACTAATAATGACCACAGTGAATATTGTGCTATTTGACCATAGTTAACTAAAACTTTTTTGGTGTTTATCATAATTAATCTTTAGAACCTTTTAAATGAATGATATTAGATCCAGGTTAAGGTTAGTTTAGATTGATTTGAATGGTTTCCAAAGCATacactattatattttattcatagcATGCaccttctttttatttattttgaattttgaatattgTTATTGTCATCCAAATAACCTTAAACAATGTTCTTCAAATAGATAGCAAATCAACATTTGTgaactttaaataaaaagtgcTCTACAATCAAGGTAGATTGGAAACAACATTCAAAcaacatattaaaaacaaaaaaaaaaaacatgtaatcaGTGATGAATGACGAAATCCACGTAGGTAGATTCCTGTTTATTACATAATATATGATAAGTTCCCATACATATACGTAGAAGAAAAAATGTTGAGCATGCTTGCAGCAAACTCCAATTCCAAGTTTCAACCAACCCTGCCAAAAATTGtaccaaataattaataaaatcaattaaaaagaaaacaagtaaTTTAATTCGAGTGTAAAAAGTTTCCCACAGGGtaaaaaatgtatgaaaataagggtgaatgaagaaaataaaccCAGacttttcattaatatttaaaagttattaaaaaaagtcaCCAAATTTCACTCATTATTTGATACACTCacaaagtaataataaaattattaaaaataataattctgtACTAAACAAGCTTTTTCAGAAGTATTTTTAGTATAAagtaagaaaaaacaaatgaaacgAGAGATTCTTTGCAaattaaaatgaacattttcataaattaaaaacgaAAAGttgaagaaatcatatgaaaagcTTCTACAAATGGCATCATGCAGGTAAAATTGTCTGATAATGTTTTTCTGAAAAGGTTGTGCCAATTAAAgagtgttttgtcttgttttcttgtGAACATTGGTTTTATGTGAAGGCTATAAATGAATGTTACTTGGAACAATCTGCATTGGGGGAGATAGACACAGGAAGGGTTATTCCACAGTTTCCTGGAAGAGCCTGAGCCAATTGTGAGTTTATGCTGATACTCTTGGCAGTGGATTTGATGCAGTTACAAGCAGTTTTCTTATCCTCTGTTGTTGATGCAGCTGACGCAAGAGCCTTGGCTCCTGAGCAACATGCAGGAGGTGGCGGT
This genomic window contains:
- the LOC108333735 gene encoding non-specific lipid-transfer protein 8, with the translated sequence MQIHSSISITIINYNLFSAIMKFSGEFAALVLLILVVSTSEAAISCSDVIKDLRPCVSYLVSGSGPPPPACCSGAKALASAASTTEDKKTACNCIKSTAKSISINSQLAQALPGNCGITLPVSISPNADCSKVG